A DNA window from Zingiber officinale cultivar Zhangliang chromosome 3A, Zo_v1.1, whole genome shotgun sequence contains the following coding sequences:
- the LOC122051448 gene encoding probably inactive leucine-rich repeat receptor-like protein kinase At3g28040, with protein sequence MPARSARLLSLFFWFLPAFTGAMELPLPPNEEVLGLIVFKAALQDPTAALTSWNEADASPCNWAHLHCDPDTGRVTRLALDSLFLSGPLPRGLDRLAALAALSLSNNNLSGPIPPGLSLLPSLRLLDLSRNAFSGRVPQDLALLPSLISLELSSNALSGPLPDSLFSAAACRSLRLLSLAGNRFDGPLPVAALSRCSLLLHLNLSSNRFSGSPGFASGLWSLSRLRVLDLSSNAFAGPVPNGIENLHSLKVLRLNDNRFSGAIPGSVGLCPHLTTLDLSRNSFDGSLPSSMRYLTSLTSLRLSNNQLEGDLPQWLGSLTATRELDLSSNKFTGNLPASLGNLKQLNYLDLSNNRIVGSISDEIAGCTRLTEIHLKENKLNGSIPQGFFSLGLQVLDLSSNALTGAMPAGTTVSATLQFLDLSDNKLSGTIPPEMALFFGLRHLNLSWNGFRSQLPPELGLFRSLSVMDLRNNALYGSIPSNLCESGSLYVLQVDDNFFSGPIPEEIGNCSSLYLLSLSHNYLNGSIPPSISQLKKLEILNLEFNNLSGEIPPQLGALDNLLAVNISHNRLIGRLPVGSVFESLDQSALQGNLGLCTPLVTEPCKMNVPKPLVLDPNAYLPGFASNIPNFAYPATTPVRRRRFLSASSIIAISAALSIVLGVLVVTLLNVTARRRIELPAENGPKSMCSSSTKSGEPAVGRMVAFSAGFSLKTEEFKGGAEALLAKATEIGKGAFGTSYKASSAKDGSIMVVKRLVAANIVQYHEYFDREVRLLGKVMHPNVLPLRGYYWTPQLQLLVSDYAPNGTLHSRLHERDASVPPLSWPERFKIVLGVAKGVAHLHQAFRPPIIHYGLKPNNILLDENGEAKVSDFGLARLLQRLDKHVASERFQSAMGYMAPELACQSLRVNEKCDVYGMGVLMVEVVTGRKPVEYGEEDVVILIDQVRSLLDQCNVVECVDASMGEFPEEEVLPVLKLGLVCTSQIPSSRPSMAEVVQILEVIKAPI encoded by the exons ATGCCGGCGAGAAGTGCTCgtcttctttctcttttcttctgGTTTCTCCCGGCTTTCACCGGCGCCATGGAGCTTCCGCTGCCGCCGAACGAGGAGGTTCTCGGACTTATCGTGTTCAAGGCGGCGCTGCAGGACCCGACGGCCGCGCTGACGTCGTGGAACGAGGCGGATGCCTCCCCTTGCAACTGGGCCCACCTCCACTGCGACCCGGACACTGGCCGCGTCACCCGCCTCGCCCTCGACTCCCTCTTCCTCTCCGGCCCTCTCCCTCGCGGCCTCGACCGCCTCGCTGCCCTCGCCGCTCTCTCCCTCTCCAACAACAACCTCTCCGGCCCAATTCCTCCCGGACTCTCCCTCCTCCCGTCCCTCCGCCTCCTCGATCTCAGCCGCAACGCCTTCTCAGGCCGCGTCCCGCAAGATCTCGCCCTCCTCCCCTCCCTCATCTCCCTCGAACTCTCCTCCAACGCTCTCTCCGGTCCCCTCCCGGACTCCCTCTTCTCCGCCGCGGCCTGTCGCTCCCTCCGATTACTCTCTCTCGCCGGGAACCGCTTCGACGGTCCCCTACCCGTCGCTGCATTGTCCCGCTGCTCCCTCCTCCTCCATCTCAATCTCTCTTCCAACCGATTCTCTGGCTCGCCGGGCTTCGCCTCGGGCCTCTGGTCCCTCTCCAGGCTGCGCGTGCTCGACCTCTCCAGCAACGCCTTCGCCGGCCCAGTCCCCAATGGGATCGAGAATCTGCACAGCCTCAAGGTCCTCCGGCTGAACGACAACCGCTTCTCCGGAGCAATTCCTGGCAGCGTCGGCCTCTGCCCGCATCTCACCACTTTGGACTTGAGCCGCAACTCATTCGACGGCTCTCTGCCGAGCTCCATGCGCTATCTCACTTCATTAACTTCTCTCAGGCTTTCAAACAACCAGCTGGAGGGCGACCTTCCCCAATGGCTCGGCAGTCTGACGGCAACTCGTGAATTGGACTTATCTAGCAACAAGTTCACCGGAAACCTTCCGGCGTCCCTCGGAAACCTAAAGCAGCTCAACTATCTCGACCTCTCGAACAACCGCATCGTCGGATCGATCTCGGACGAAATTGCTGGATGCACGAGGCTCACCGAGATACATCTCAAGGAAAACAAGCTCAATGGGAGCATCCCGCAAGGGTTTTTCAGTCTCGGTCTGCAAGTTCTCGACTTATCGTCGAATGCTCTCACTGGGGCGATGCCGGCGGGAACTACGGTATCAGCGACCCTGCAATTTCTGGACCTGTCAGACAATAAGCTGTCCGGGACGATTCCTCCGGAGATGGCGCTATTCTTCGGATTGAGGCACTTGAATCTCTCTTGGAACGGATTCCGGTCACAGCTGCCGCCGGAGCTGGGCTTGTTCCGGAGCTTGTCGGTGATGGATCTGCGTAACAATGCGCTGTATGGGTCGATTCCAAGCAATTTGTGCGAGTCCGGTAGTCTCTACGTCCTGCAAGTGGATGACAATTTCTTCAGCGGCCCAATTCCTGAGGAGATTGGGAATTGTTCGTCCTTATACCTCCT GAGCTTATCGCACAATTACCTGAACGGTTCGATTCCGCCCTCCATTTCCCAGCTGAAGAAGCTAGAGATCCTCAACCTGGAGTTCAACAACCTGAGTGGCGAGATTCCGCCGCAGCTGGGTGCCCTCGATAACCTCCTCGCCGTCAACATTTCCCACAACCGGCTCATCGGCCGCCTTCCCGTCGGCAGCGTGTTCGAGAGCCTGGACCAGAGCGCGCTGCAGGGCAACCTCGGCCTATGCACCCCCCTCGTTACCGAGCCCTGCAAGATGAACGTCCCCAAGCCCTTGGTGCTCGACCCCAACGCATACCTCCCTGGATTCGCCAGCAACATACCCAATTTTGCCTACCCGGCGACGACACCAGTCCGGCGCCGGCGCTTCCTCAGTGCGTCGTCGATCATCGCCATCTCCGCCGCGCTCAGCATCGTCCTCGGCGTTCTGGTCGTCACTCTCCTCAATGTGACGGCGCGGCGGAGGATAGAGCTCCCGGCGGAGAATGGTCCGAAGAGTATGTGCTCGAGCTCGACGAAGTCCGGCGAACCGGCCGTGGGGCGGATGGTGGCATTCAGCGCCGGATTCTCTCTGAAAACAGAGGAATTCAAGGGCGGCGCCGAGGCTTTGCTGGCCAAGGCCACAGAGATCGGGAAGGGCGCGTTCGGCACGTCGTATAAAGCTTCGTCGGCCAAGGACGGAAGCATTATGGTCGTCAAGAGGCTGGTGGCGGCCAACATAGTTCAGTACCACGAATACTTCGACCGCGAGGTGCGGCTTCTGGGCAAGGTAATGCACCCGAACGTGTTGCCGCTGAGGGGCTACTACTGGACTCCCCAGCTGCAGCTACTCGTCTCCGACTACGCCCCCAACGGAACCTTGCACTCCAGGTTGCACGAGAGGGATGCGTCAGTGCCGCCTCTGTCATGGCCAGAGCGCTTCAAGATCGTCCTCGGCGTGGCGAAGGGCGTCGCGCACTTGCACCAGGCCTTCCGCCCACCCATCATCCACTACGGCCTCAAGCCAAACAACATCCTTCTGGACGAGAACGGGGAGGCGAAGGTGTCAGATTTCGGACTGGCGAGGCTGCTGCAGAGGCTGGACAAGCACGTGGCGAGCGAGCGGTTCCAGAGCGCGATGGGTTACATGGCGCCGGAGCTCGCGTGCCAGAGTCTGAGGGTGAACGAGAAGTGCGACGTGTACGGGATGGGAGTGCTGATGGTGGAGGTGGTGACGGGGAGGAAGCCGGTGGAGTACGGGGAGGAGGATGTGGTGATACTGATCGATCAGGTGAGATCGCTTCTGGATCAGTGTAATGTGGTGGAGTGCGTGGATGCGAGCATGGGGGAGTTCCCGGAGGAGGAGGTCCTGCCGGTGCTGAAGCTGGGGTTGGTCTGCACGTCGCAGATTCCGTCGAGTCGGCCGTCCATGGCGGAGGTTGTGCAGATACTGGAGGTGATTAAGGCGCCGATCTGA